From Vigna unguiculata cultivar IT97K-499-35 chromosome 5, ASM411807v1, whole genome shotgun sequence, the proteins below share one genomic window:
- the LOC114185719 gene encoding transcription factor bHLH62-like: protein MENQFFLNAPQLHYDPSPPPCPPSWHSLSSPMDVQVLNSSTERTQDCFYTPPWEKSTDHALHFDSALSSMVSSPAASNSNMSTDNFVIRELIGKLGNIGGGAGGSDEISPHSQPLLAAASSSYINGNNSTNTSCYSTPLSSPPKIPTMMNHLVKEGLNSSVAEFSTDPGFAERAAKFSCFGSRSFNGRTTQLGPTNAELTHRSSSPLLENGKLPRVSSTPSLKVLGSLVSSQENKNSPLQDQMEVANSQEESTISEQIPNGDNGVKPSPYANSRKRKGPSKGKAKETSTSTSTPTNTNTNPNPNPNPNPPMAAEASEDSNAKRSKTNEGEGNEKGQVKAEEESKGVTSNANDDKQNKSNSKPPEPPKDYIHVRARRGQATDSHSLAERVRREKISERMKLLQDLVPGCNKVTGKALMLDEIINYVQSLQRQVEFLSMKLASVNTRLDFSIESLISKDIFQSNNSLAQPIFPLDSSAPAFYGQHPQPNPAIHSNIPNGTVSHNSVDPLDSGLCQNLGMQLPHLSAFNEGASQYPIAFSEDDLHTIVQMGFGQTANGKTAVQAQSFNGSNQVPL, encoded by the exons ATGGAAAACCAGTTCTTCCTCAATGCTCCTCAGCTGCATTATGACCCTTCACCACCTCCTTGTCCACCCTCTTGGCACTCACTCTCTTCTCCCATGGATGTTCAAGTTTTGAATTCTTCAACCGAGAGAACACAGGATTGCTTTTACACACCGCCGTGGGAGAAGTCAACGGATCATGCTCTTCACTTTGATTCTGCACTCAGTTCAATGGTGTCTTCTCCTGCAGCTTCCAATTCCAACATGTCAACTGACAACTTTGTCATCAGGGAGTTGATAGGGAAATTGGGAAACATTGGTGGTGGTGCTGGTGGCTCTGATGAGATCTCACCTCATTCTCAGCCTTTGCTTGCTGCTGCATCTTCTTCCTACATCAATGGCAATAACAGCACCAACACTTCATGTTACAGCACCCCTTTGAGTTCTCCTCCCAAGATCCCCACAATGATGAATCACTTGGTGAAAGAGGGGTTGAATTCCAGTGTGGCAGAATTCTCAACTGATCCTGGTTTTGCTGAGAGGGCTGCAAAGTTTTCTTGCTTTGGAAGTAGGAGTTTCAATGGCAGGACCACCCAATTGGGCCCCACCAATGCCGAGTTGACTCACAGATCTTCTTCTCCATTGCTGGAAAATGGGAAGCTCCCCAGAGTCTCAAGTACTCCATCTCTCAAAGTGCTTGGATCTCTGGTGAGTTCTCAGGAGAACAAGAATTCTCCATTGCAAGACCAAATGGAAGTGGCCAATTCTCAAGAGGAATCAACAATCTCAGAACAGATTCCAAATGGGGACAATGGGGTGAAACCTTCCCCTTATGCGAAttctagaaaaagaaaaggtccATCCAAAGGAAAAGCCAAGGAaacttcaacttcaacttcaacccccaccaacaccaacaccaaccCCAACCCCAACCCCAACCCCAACCCCCCTATG GCTGCTGAAGCCAGTGAAGATTCAAATGCAAAGCGCAGCAAAACTAACGAAGGTGAGGGCAATGAAAAGGGCCAAGTGAAGGCAGAGGAAGAGTCCAAAGGGGTAACTAGTAATGCAAATGACGACAAACAGAACAAGAGTAACTCAAAACCCCCAGAGCCTCCAAAGGATTATATTCATGTCAGAGCAAGAAGAGGTCAAGCCACTGACAGTCACAGTCTTGCAGAAAGA GTCCGGAGGGAGAAAATCAGtgaaagaatgaaacttctccAAGATCTTGTCCCAGGTTGCAATAAG GTGACAGGTAAAGCACTTATGCTTGATGAAATTATAAACTATGTGCAGTCATTGCAGCGCCAAGTTGAG TTTCTGTCCATGAAGTTGGCTTCTGTTAACACCAGGCTGGATTTTAGTATTGAGAGTCTAATCTCGAAAGAT ATATTTCAATCAAATAATTCTTTGGCACAGCCAATATTCCCACTAGATTCCTCAGCACCAGCCTTTTATGGGCAACACCCTCAACCAAACCCAGCAATCCACAGTAACATTCCTAATGGAACTGTGTCCCACAACTCAGTGGACCCATTGGATTCTGGTTTGTGCCAAAACCTTGGCATGCAGTTACCTCACCTAAGTGCCTTTAATGAAGGTGCCTCTCAG TATCCAATAGCATTCTCTGAAGATGACCTCCACACCATTGTTCAAATGGGTTTTGGCCAAACTGCAAATGGGAAAACAGCAGTACAAGCTCAGAGTTTCAATG GCTCAAATCAAGTACCCCTATGA